The Candidatus Brocadiia bacterium genome includes a window with the following:
- a CDS encoding CoA-transferase produces the protein MVETKTNSYTSTELLACVACHVLEDGKSIFVGTGLPMIAGMLAQRTHAPNLLIIFEAGGVGPKVPVLPISVGDSRTFHRAVAASSMHDVMSFLQGGYIDYGFLGAAAIDAYGNINTTLFGDWARPKVRLPGSGGANDIGSLCWKTIIIMRQDKKRFVNKLPFLTTPGYLDGPGGREKAGLPKETGPYRVITQLGTYGFDDKTKRLMLLSRHPGITIDEIQANSEFEIIIPAKVAESAPPTPEEVRILHQIDPTNLVIKG, from the coding sequence ATGGTTGAGACAAAAACCAACAGCTATACATCCACGGAACTGCTGGCCTGCGTGGCCTGCCACGTGCTGGAAGACGGCAAATCCATCTTCGTTGGCACCGGACTGCCGATGATAGCCGGGATGCTGGCCCAGCGCACCCACGCGCCCAACCTGCTCATCATCTTCGAGGCCGGCGGAGTCGGGCCCAAGGTGCCGGTACTGCCCATCTCGGTGGGCGATTCGCGCACATTCCACCGGGCCGTGGCCGCTTCCTCGATGCACGACGTTATGAGCTTCCTCCAGGGCGGGTATATAGATTACGGTTTCCTGGGCGCGGCTGCCATAGACGCCTACGGTAACATCAATACCACTCTCTTTGGTGATTGGGCCCGGCCCAAGGTGCGCCTGCCCGGCAGCGGCGGCGCCAACGATATCGGCTCGCTCTGCTGGAAGACCATCATCATAATGCGCCAGGACAAGAAGCGCTTCGTCAATAAACTGCCGTTCCTGACCACGCCGGGATACCTTGACGGCCCGGGCGGGCGCGAAAAGGCCGGACTGCCCAAAGAGACCGGGCCTTACCGCGTCATTACCCAGCTGGGCACCTACGGATTCGACGACAAGACCAAGCGCCTGATGCTTCTCAGCCGCCATCCGGGCATTACCATTGACGAGATTCAGGCCAACAGCGAATTCGAAATCATTATTCCGGCCAAGGTAGCCGAAAGCGCTCCGCCCACGCCCGAGGAAGTGCGTATCCTGCACCAGATTGACCCGACCAACCTGGTGATTAAGGGATAG
- a CDS encoding CoA-transferase, translated as MEILEEGQGQLIGWHDPDERRQWVRDNKSRELKDKRMTVQEAVKRFVPDGSFIACGGFGHIRTPMSLLYEIIRQKKRNLIMAGKTAVHDIDILIGGGCVDRVEVAYSFAHELRGLSPAGRRAVESGQCKVVAEISNAGYQWRFLAGAMGVPFVPSRNMMGTDTFKKSSAKIVRDPWSDKPICLLPACYPDVAMIHVPRCDKFGNAQIDGILVEDYELVRAAYRVLITTEEIVDEEVIRQNPSRTVIPFFLADAVCHVPHGAHPTQMPYLYYFDEDHIREWLTVSETEEGARKYFDKYVFGVKDYKEYLELVGGVSRMNQLRDIEQFRAPGMEQKEASNG; from the coding sequence ATGGAAATTTTAGAAGAAGGCCAGGGCCAGCTTATCGGCTGGCACGACCCGGACGAGCGGCGCCAATGGGTGCGCGACAACAAATCGCGCGAGCTCAAGGACAAGCGCATGACGGTGCAGGAAGCGGTCAAGCGCTTTGTGCCGGACGGCAGTTTCATCGCCTGCGGCGGTTTCGGCCATATCCGTACCCCGATGTCATTACTCTACGAAATCATCCGCCAGAAGAAACGCAACCTGATTATGGCCGGCAAGACGGCCGTGCACGACATCGATATCCTCATCGGCGGCGGCTGCGTCGACCGGGTGGAAGTAGCCTATTCATTCGCCCACGAACTGCGGGGCCTTTCGCCGGCCGGGCGCCGGGCGGTCGAAAGCGGCCAGTGCAAGGTGGTGGCCGAAATTAGCAACGCCGGCTACCAGTGGCGTTTTCTGGCCGGGGCCATGGGCGTGCCTTTCGTGCCCTCGCGCAATATGATGGGTACCGATACCTTCAAGAAGAGCTCGGCCAAGATAGTGCGCGACCCCTGGAGCGATAAGCCCATCTGCCTGTTGCCGGCCTGCTACCCCGATGTGGCTATGATTCACGTGCCCAGGTGCGACAAGTTCGGCAACGCCCAGATAGACGGTATCCTGGTCGAGGATTACGAACTGGTCCGGGCCGCTTACCGGGTGCTCATCACCACCGAGGAAATCGTGGACGAAGAGGTCATCCGCCAGAACCCCAGCCGGACGGTCATTCCGTTCTTCCTGGCCGACGCCGTCTGCCACGTGCCGCACGGCGCGCATCCGACTCAGATGCCTTACCTGTATTACTTCGACGAAGACCATATCCGCGAATGGCTGACCGTTTCCGAGACCGAAGAAGGCGCGCGGAAATACTTTGACAAATACGTCTTCGGCGTCAAGGACTATAAGGAATATTTGGAACTGGTCGGCGGCGTGAGCCGGATGAACCAGCTCAGGGACATCGAGCAATTCCGCGCGCCGGGGATGGAACAGAAGGAGGCCTCAAATGGTTGA
- a CDS encoding deoxyguanosinetriphosphate triphosphohydrolase → MREILEQNEEKMLAPYAMKSSQSLGRRYDEPEHGYRTAFQRDRDRIIHSTAFRRMEYKTQVFVNYEGDHYRTRLTHTIEVTQIARTIARALGLNEDLAETVALAHDIGHTPFGHAGEEALHDLMKDAGGFEHNAQGLRVVELLERRYPQFTGLNLSYEVRESIIKHNTTYDRPTPNKDYHPEWHPLLEAQVVDIADIIAYNNHDLDDGIRAGLIKEIHLADISLWQKASREHKKTMDPLTQENFLRPQTVITLINMFVTDLIANTLKRLKEYNINSIEDVHNSQACLVCLSEGLEKERKQLEKFLYQNVYRNYKVARMAEKARRFMESLFNTYQKEPQQLPPRYQQMAKEDSQGYEIGLKRAIADYLAGMTDRYAQQEYEKLFQA, encoded by the coding sequence ATGCGCGAAATACTGGAACAGAACGAAGAAAAGATGCTGGCGCCCTACGCCATGAAGTCGAGCCAGTCGCTGGGCCGGCGCTATGACGAACCGGAACACGGCTACCGGACCGCCTTCCAGCGCGACCGGGACCGGATTATCCACTCCACCGCTTTCCGGCGGATGGAATACAAAACCCAGGTGTTCGTCAACTACGAAGGCGACCATTACCGAACCCGCCTGACGCACACCATCGAGGTGACCCAGATAGCCCGGACCATTGCCCGGGCATTGGGGCTTAACGAAGACCTGGCCGAAACCGTGGCCCTGGCCCACGATATAGGGCATACGCCGTTCGGCCACGCCGGCGAAGAGGCATTGCACGATTTGATGAAGGACGCCGGCGGGTTCGAGCACAACGCCCAAGGCCTGCGGGTGGTGGAACTGCTGGAACGCCGTTACCCGCAGTTCACCGGGCTGAACCTGTCCTACGAGGTGCGCGAATCCATCATCAAGCACAATACCACCTATGACCGGCCCACGCCCAACAAGGATTACCATCCCGAATGGCATCCGCTGCTGGAGGCCCAGGTGGTCGATATCGCCGACATCATCGCCTATAACAACCACGACCTGGACGACGGCATCCGGGCCGGGCTTATCAAGGAAATCCACCTGGCCGATATCTCGCTGTGGCAAAAGGCCAGCCGGGAACACAAGAAAACCATGGACCCGCTGACCCAGGAAAATTTCCTGCGGCCCCAGACGGTCATCACCCTGATAAATATGTTCGTGACCGATTTAATCGCTAATACCCTGAAACGGCTCAAGGAATATAATATTAACAGTATTGAAGACGTGCATAACAGCCAGGCATGCCTGGTCTGCCTTTCCGAAGGACTGGAAAAGGAAAGGAAACAGCTGGAGAAATTCCTGTACCAGAATGTATACCGCAATTATAAGGTGGCCCGGATGGCCGAAAAGGCCAGGCGTTTCATGGAATCACTCTTCAATACCTACCAGAAGGAACCGCAACAGCTTCCGCCCCGGTACCAGCAAATGGCCAAAGAAGACAGCCAGGGCTATGAAATAGGCCTGAAACGCGCCATTGCCGATTACCTGGCCGGAATGACCGACCGTTACGCCCAGCAGGAATACGAGAAATTGTTTCAGGCATAA
- a CDS encoding PIN domain-containing protein, which yields MLYILRAFFVLAAAVIGYNIEHLFTPGSSGVIGIVIGVLVAILFSVIEIGFTRRFISTISIVMFGLVFGFIISALFIHALLLVPTIENMTKDTPGFNEWLQVSITFLFCFLSVIAIIRSKDDFKFIIPFVELSKSQKTGLPLVVDTSVIIDGRFADIAETLHFDMPIIIPRFVLQELQNLADSSDKMRRVRGRHGLDILDKMRKNTKLKVQIDEAEFPYIKETDNKLLKLSQSINGRLVTNDFNLLKVARVQGMDVISINELANALKPVVLPGEQMEVKIIRTGEEPSQGVGYLNDGTMVVVEGAANRIGQRLNVNVTSVLQTNAGKMIFSSLERERDQDRDRDRDRDRGDRNRR from the coding sequence ATGCTTTATATCCTGAGAGCGTTTTTTGTGCTTGCCGCGGCTGTCATCGGTTATAACATCGAGCACCTGTTCACTCCCGGCTCAAGCGGCGTAATCGGCATCGTTATCGGCGTACTGGTGGCCATCCTTTTCTCCGTCATAGAAATCGGTTTCACCCGGCGGTTTATCAGCACTATCTCCATAGTCATGTTCGGGCTGGTGTTCGGGTTCATCATCTCGGCGCTGTTCATCCACGCCCTGCTCCTGGTGCCGACCATTGAGAATATGACCAAAGACACGCCCGGATTCAACGAGTGGCTCCAGGTTTCCATTACTTTCTTGTTCTGTTTCCTTTCGGTTATCGCCATTATCCGGAGCAAGGATGATTTCAAGTTTATCATTCCCTTCGTGGAGCTTTCCAAAAGCCAGAAGACCGGATTGCCGCTGGTGGTCGATACCAGCGTCATCATCGACGGGCGCTTTGCCGATATCGCCGAAACCCTGCATTTCGATATGCCCATAATCATCCCCAGGTTCGTCCTGCAGGAACTGCAGAACCTAGCCGATTCGTCGGACAAGATGCGGCGGGTCAGGGGCCGGCACGGGCTGGATATCCTGGACAAGATGCGCAAGAATACCAAGCTCAAGGTCCAGATAGACGAGGCCGAATTCCCCTACATCAAGGAAACTGATAACAAGCTGCTAAAGCTGTCCCAAAGCATCAACGGGCGGCTGGTCACCAACGATTTCAACCTGCTCAAGGTCGCCCGGGTCCAGGGAATGGATGTCATCAGCATAAACGAATTGGCTAACGCGCTCAAGCCGGTGGTCCTGCCGGGCGAGCAGATGGAAGTAAAAATCATCCGGACCGGAGAAGAACCTTCCCAGGGCGTGGGCTATCTCAATGACGGCACCATGGTCGTGGTCGAAGGCGCGGCTAACCGCATCGGCCAGCGGCTGAATGTGAATGTTACCAGCGTTCTGCAAACCAATGCCGGCAAGATGATTTTCAGTTCTCTTGAAAGGGAACGGGACCAGGATCGTGACCGTGATAGAGACCGGGACCGTGGTGACCGGAATCGACGTTAG
- a CDS encoding pitrilysin family protein, translating to MKIAKLLATALSITIILLVGSCVGTKSQPARPIADESTPNIQPVLIQRVSHPDKLTFQPLEIIVPKAERQQLKNGMVVFLLEDKELPLINLTLLVRSGAICEPAGKSGLCSLMSRLLRTGGTEKYPVGKLDEILEFKSAGISASTDYEEMRVTASSLSRDTKDILELLKEVVFAPIFPEDKFQYEKSRMIQSIQRQNDEPGSIADRCFRKLIYGTHPLGETLSGSKESVGSLTRNDIVAFYKTYFVPNNMMVAISGDFRKFEMMELLNQTLGAVPASAKLPEFDIKALEPNIPAPAASVNYVPRDQKQTTIRFGLLGVQRLNPDYFSIRLMNAILGGDSASRLYQSVREKRGLAYDVFSFFYMNQTCPGFFMAGTETRTDATHTSVGLIMDEIRRIREEYVEDQELQNTQEAELNRFAFRFDNSQRIAEQSMYLEYIGLPKDYLETYRAKVMAVTKEDIKRVARKYLQPDKMMLLMVGDSANFDPAVWKIQGDNVKPTELK from the coding sequence ATGAAAATAGCAAAACTATTAGCTACCGCATTAAGCATTACTATCATTTTATTGGTCGGTTCATGCGTCGGCACGAAGAGCCAGCCGGCCCGGCCCATTGCCGATGAATCTACCCCGAACATCCAGCCGGTGCTTATCCAGCGGGTTTCTCATCCGGATAAGCTGACCTTCCAGCCGCTGGAGATAATCGTGCCCAAGGCCGAGCGCCAGCAGCTCAAGAACGGAATGGTCGTATTCCTTCTGGAAGACAAGGAACTGCCGTTGATAAACCTTACCTTGCTGGTGCGTTCCGGCGCGATATGCGAACCGGCCGGTAAAAGCGGGTTGTGCTCGCTGATGTCGCGCCTGCTTCGGACCGGCGGCACGGAAAAGTATCCGGTTGGCAAGCTGGATGAGATACTGGAGTTCAAATCAGCCGGTATTTCCGCCTCAACCGACTACGAAGAGATGCGGGTAACCGCCTCAAGCCTCAGCCGAGATACCAAAGATATTCTGGAATTGCTTAAAGAGGTGGTCTTTGCCCCGATCTTCCCGGAGGACAAGTTTCAGTACGAGAAATCCAGGATGATCCAGTCAATCCAGCGGCAGAACGACGAACCCGGTTCCATAGCCGACAGGTGTTTCCGCAAGCTGATTTACGGGACGCACCCGCTGGGTGAAACCCTCTCGGGGTCAAAGGAATCGGTTGGTAGTTTGACTCGTAATGATATCGTGGCTTTTTACAAGACATATTTCGTTCCCAATAACATGATGGTTGCCATTTCCGGAGATTTCCGCAAGTTTGAAATGATGGAGCTGCTGAACCAGACGCTGGGTGCGGTGCCGGCATCCGCGAAACTGCCAGAGTTTGACATCAAGGCGCTGGAACCGAATATTCCCGCTCCGGCCGCTTCGGTTAATTATGTGCCGCGCGACCAGAAACAGACCACCATCAGGTTCGGACTGCTGGGCGTGCAACGGCTCAATCCGGACTATTTCTCCATCCGCCTGATGAACGCCATCTTGGGCGGCGATTCGGCCTCGCGCCTTTACCAGTCGGTCCGTGAAAAACGGGGGCTGGCTTATGATGTGTTCTCGTTCTTTTATATGAACCAGACCTGCCCGGGTTTCTTTATGGCCGGAACCGAGACGCGCACCGATGCGACCCATACTTCGGTCGGCCTGATTATGGACGAGATAAGGCGGATTCGGGAAGAGTATGTCGAAGACCAGGAACTTCAAAACACCCAGGAAGCCGAGCTCAACCGGTTTGCCTTCAGGTTTGATAATTCACAGCGGATAGCCGAGCAGTCCATGTATCTTGAATACATCGGCCTGCCCAAGGATTACCTGGAAACCTACCGCGCCAAAGTCATGGCCGTCACAAAGGAAGACATCAAGCGGGTGGCCCGGAAATACCTGCAACCGGATAAGATGATGCTGTTGATGGTCGGGGATAGCGCTAATTTCGACCCGGCGGTCTGGAAAATCCAGGGTGACAATGTCAAGCCGACCGAACTGAAATAA
- a CDS encoding pitrilysin family protein — MKKSLLTILAAVCVYLGTVGVWASDMPNLDVKEYVLNNGMKVLVLERFHSPTVSCRLFFKVGSINEQDGQTGISHLLEHMLGRGTDIIGTTDYQKEKVILDKIDKAMLRLEYLKKVKAAQKTDNPIAEDGEIKSLEDELKGLYELHRNFVIPQEYDQIYKRNGATGLNASTNKNMTTYYCSLPSNKLELWMWLESDHIINPVFRGLYEERNTVLEERNTRSEDDPDGIFWEEFDSLFYKASPLKRPIIGWRSDIAALSKQNLIDYFHLYYAPNNAVAVIVGAVKAEDVLRLMKKYFEPIPAGKPIPQILTVEPQQFGERRVTIEFDAEPKMMIGYKGATIGDKADYTMDIMSQILSGGRTSRFYKKLVLEKKMCLDIDAFNSAGRVAGIGEGWAPGYFGVYAVPKSDTNLAELEKAIYDELELLKTEPVTDEEMQKAENNLEASFLRQLNSNEGLASSLGSDEIISGSWRYIIDWLPNCRKVTKEDIMKVAQQYFIPSQKTVAVMVRKPETSEPDQNKKEQGDK; from the coding sequence ATGAAGAAATCACTGCTGACGATTCTGGCCGCGGTTTGCGTTTATCTGGGAACGGTCGGTGTTTGGGCTTCTGATATGCCCAACCTGGATGTCAAGGAGTACGTCCTTAATAACGGCATGAAGGTCTTGGTGTTGGAGCGGTTCCATTCACCTACTGTTTCTTGCCGGTTGTTCTTCAAGGTCGGTTCGATAAACGAGCAGGACGGCCAGACAGGGATTTCGCACCTGCTGGAGCATATGCTCGGCCGGGGTACCGACATCATCGGTACTACGGATTACCAGAAAGAGAAAGTAATATTGGACAAGATAGACAAGGCTATGTTGCGGTTGGAGTACCTGAAAAAGGTCAAAGCCGCCCAGAAGACTGACAACCCCATTGCCGAAGACGGCGAAATAAAATCGTTAGAGGACGAATTAAAAGGGTTGTACGAATTGCACCGCAATTTTGTTATTCCCCAGGAATACGACCAGATTTACAAGCGTAACGGAGCCACCGGGCTTAACGCTTCGACCAACAAGAATATGACCACATATTACTGTTCTTTGCCGTCCAATAAACTGGAGCTGTGGATGTGGCTGGAATCGGACCATATCATCAATCCGGTTTTTCGCGGACTTTACGAGGAGCGTAATACGGTTTTGGAAGAACGCAACACCCGTTCCGAAGACGACCCGGACGGGATTTTCTGGGAAGAATTTGATTCTTTGTTTTACAAGGCGTCTCCTTTGAAGCGTCCGATTATCGGCTGGCGTTCCGATATCGCCGCGCTAAGCAAACAGAACCTGATTGATTATTTTCATCTGTATTATGCGCCCAACAACGCCGTGGCCGTGATTGTCGGCGCGGTCAAGGCTGAAGATGTCCTGAGATTGATGAAGAAATACTTCGAGCCGATTCCGGCCGGCAAACCGATTCCGCAAATATTAACCGTGGAACCGCAGCAGTTCGGCGAGCGGAGGGTGACCATTGAGTTTGACGCCGAGCCCAAGATGATGATTGGATACAAAGGCGCGACTATCGGCGATAAGGCCGATTACACTATGGATATAATGAGCCAGATTCTTTCCGGCGGTCGGACATCCAGATTCTATAAGAAATTGGTTCTGGAAAAGAAGATGTGCCTGGATATCGATGCCTTCAACTCGGCCGGCCGCGTGGCCGGTATCGGTGAAGGCTGGGCGCCTGGGTATTTCGGAGTTTATGCCGTGCCCAAGAGCGATACCAACCTGGCCGAGCTGGAAAAGGCTATTTATGACGAGCTGGAGCTTCTCAAAACCGAGCCGGTTACAGACGAAGAAATGCAAAAGGCCGAAAATAATCTTGAGGCCTCGTTTCTGAGGCAGCTTAATTCCAACGAAGGGCTGGCATCTTCGCTCGGGTCTGATGAAATCATCAGCGGCTCCTGGCGTTACATTATAGACTGGCTGCCTAACTGCCGTAAGGTCACCAAGGAAGATATTATGAAGGTGGCCCAGCAGTATTTTATTCCTTCCCAAAAGACCGTCGCTGTGATGGTCAGGAAACCGGAAACATCTGAACCAGATCAGAATAAGAAAGAGCAAGGTGATAAATAA
- a CDS encoding DUF502 domain-containing protein, giving the protein MDNKKRNVFINGLIILLPTLITVFLFMFAFRFIDKNIANPIGYLIISIINLTPLTIDKVHIPVWSSIIGFPITIIIIYLVGYGTGTLFGKRVFKGVESWIMHNSPVIKEVYPYAKQFIDTFISPEKKTSFKSVVSVEFPRPGVYAVGFVTADGLKDLRQHTGKKIITVFVPTSPAPFTGFTLFVPEEEVVHLNMTIDEAVRIIMSGGVIVPSHQRTDS; this is encoded by the coding sequence ATGGATAATAAGAAAAGGAATGTATTTATCAACGGCCTGATAATACTTTTACCCACCCTGATAACTGTTTTCCTGTTTATGTTCGCTTTCAGGTTCATCGATAAAAATATTGCTAATCCTATAGGTTACTTAATCATCTCCATCATAAATCTTACGCCGTTAACTATAGATAAGGTTCATATCCCTGTATGGAGTTCCATAATTGGGTTTCCGATAACCATAATTATTATTTATCTGGTCGGCTACGGCACCGGGACGTTGTTTGGGAAACGAGTATTTAAAGGGGTTGAATCCTGGATAATGCATAATTCTCCGGTCATCAAGGAGGTTTATCCCTATGCCAAGCAGTTTATAGACACATTTATTTCCCCTGAAAAGAAGACCTCATTCAAGTCGGTTGTTTCGGTGGAATTCCCGCGGCCCGGTGTGTATGCGGTCGGATTTGTAACCGCGGACGGATTAAAGGACCTGCGCCAGCATACCGGCAAGAAAATAATAACGGTATTTGTGCCTACTTCGCCGGCGCCTTTTACGGGGTTTACACTGTTTGTGCCGGAGGAAGAGGTCGTTCATTTGAATATGACCATAGATGAAGCTGTCAGAATAATTATGTCGGGCGGCGTGATTGTTCCGTCTCATCAAAGGACAGACAGCTAA
- a CDS encoding RtcB family protein produces MKFTKISDYLWEIPAESSMSVPGRIYASEKLMSLVRDDKSPEQVVNVASLPGIVKYSLAMPDIHWGYGFPIGGVAAFDVKTGIISPGGVGYDINCGVRLMRTNLTLDEVKPRLKEIMAALYHAIPSGVGSEGAIRKLTEQDEIALLLQGAKWAVKQGYGIKDDLAHIEDGGCLPGADPDKVSPQAIKRGLPQVGTLGSGNHFIEVGVVDQICRPHLAEAFNLRKDDVVVMIHSGSRGLGYQVCDDYVRKLLQAAQKYGIRLADRQLACAPISSPEGQDYLAAMNCAANYAWANRQVMMHLAREALMRVLSMSPNDLGMELIYDVCHNIAKIEEHTVDGKPMTVCVHRKGATRAFPPGHPAVPDDYKDIGQPVLVPGDMGRNSFLCVGTDEAMKQTFGSTCHGAGRVASRSQMLKNTRGQNLFKEMEQMGVLVMAKSRDAIAEEMPAAYKDVNAVVDVVDKAGISKKVARFRPLGVIKG; encoded by the coding sequence ATGAAGTTTACGAAGATATCTGATTACCTCTGGGAGATTCCGGCAGAATCATCCATGTCTGTCCCGGGCCGGATTTACGCCTCGGAGAAACTGATGTCACTGGTCCGGGATGATAAAAGCCCGGAGCAGGTGGTAAATGTGGCCAGTTTGCCGGGGATTGTTAAGTATTCTCTGGCCATGCCGGATATTCACTGGGGTTACGGATTCCCCATCGGCGGTGTGGCGGCGTTTGATGTCAAGACCGGCATTATCTCTCCGGGCGGGGTGGGATATGACATTAACTGCGGCGTTCGTCTGATGCGCACCAACTTAACTCTTGATGAAGTCAAGCCGCGGTTAAAGGAGATAATGGCCGCACTCTATCATGCCATACCGTCCGGTGTTGGTTCAGAGGGAGCTATCAGAAAACTTACCGAGCAGGATGAAATAGCGTTATTACTTCAAGGCGCAAAGTGGGCGGTTAAGCAGGGCTATGGCATAAAGGATGACCTGGCTCATATAGAAGACGGCGGTTGCCTGCCCGGTGCCGACCCGGACAAGGTTTCGCCACAGGCCATCAAGAGGGGTTTGCCTCAGGTCGGAACTTTGGGCTCGGGCAACCATTTTATAGAAGTCGGCGTAGTCGACCAAATCTGCCGTCCGCATCTGGCTGAAGCGTTCAACCTGCGCAAAGACGATGTCGTCGTGATGATACATTCAGGTTCAAGGGGTCTGGGATACCAGGTTTGCGATGATTATGTGCGAAAACTCTTGCAGGCTGCGCAGAAATATGGAATAAGACTCGCCGACCGCCAGCTCGCCTGCGCGCCGATTAGCTCGCCGGAAGGACAGGATTACCTGGCCGCCATGAACTGCGCGGCAAATTACGCTTGGGCTAATCGACAGGTGATGATGCATCTGGCGCGAGAGGCGTTGATGCGTGTGCTGTCGATGTCGCCCAATGATTTGGGGATGGAACTGATTTACGATGTCTGCCATAACATCGCCAAGATAGAGGAGCATACAGTAGACGGCAAGCCGATGACGGTGTGCGTGCACCGCAAGGGCGCGACCAGGGCCTTTCCGCCCGGACATCCGGCCGTGCCTGATGATTATAAGGATATCGGCCAGCCGGTTCTGGTGCCGGGCGATATGGGACGTAACTCGTTCCTGTGTGTCGGTACGGATGAAGCCATGAAACAGACATTCGGCAGCACCTGCCACGGGGCCGGACGGGTGGCCAGCCGTTCACAGATGCTTAAGAATACCCGCGGTCAGAACCTGTTTAAGGAGATGGAACAGATGGGTGTTCTGGTAATGGCTAAAAGCCGCGATGCCATTGCCGAGGAAATGCCGGCGGCTTACAAGGATGTCAATGCGGTTGTGGATGTGGTGGATAAAGCCGGTATCAGTAAGAAGGTTGCCCGCTTTAGACCATTAGGCGTGATAAAAGGATAG
- a CDS encoding archease, whose translation MVAKYELVPHTADMGISVKAKTLKTLFTNAAFGLFDIMTDTKKVKPAKIIKVNVNASKLDELLQGWLSALHSKWALDNELLSGFSINSITKVKNSFQLSGLGKGERYDPKRHCIKTEIKAVTFHGLHIIKIKGGYEAQVIFDV comes from the coding sequence ATGGTAGCTAAATACGAACTTGTCCCGCACACGGCGGATATGGGTATTAGTGTTAAGGCAAAGACCCTGAAAACTCTGTTTACTAATGCAGCATTTGGGCTCTTTGACATAATGACCGATACCAAGAAAGTCAAGCCGGCTAAGATAATAAAGGTTAATGTTAATGCCAGTAAGCTGGATGAACTGCTCCAGGGTTGGCTCAGCGCGCTGCATTCCAAATGGGCTCTGGATAACGAATTGTTATCCGGCTTCTCAATTAACAGCATTACAAAGGTAAAAAATAGTTTTCAGCTATCAGGCCTGGGCAAAGGCGAGCGTTATGACCCCAAGCGCCACTGTATCAAAACCGAGATTAAGGCCGTAACGTTTCATGGTTTGCATATTATCAAGATCAAAGGGGGCTACGAAGCGCAGGTTATATTTGATGTATGA
- the rplU gene encoding 50S ribosomal protein L21 translates to MQYAIVRNRSEQFKVVEGAKITLQKIDAKDGEEIVFNDILLYANDSDIRVGKPLVSGVKVVGVITSQLKGPKVVTMKFRRREGYKKKTGHRQKYTIVKINKIEAV, encoded by the coding sequence ATGCAATACGCTATCGTTCGGAACCGGAGTGAACAATTCAAAGTCGTGGAAGGCGCCAAAATTACCCTTCAGAAAATAGACGCCAAGGACGGGGAAGAAATAGTTTTTAATGACATTCTTTTGTACGCCAATGATAGCGATATCCGCGTTGGTAAGCCATTGGTCAGCGGCGTCAAGGTGGTTGGCGTGATTACGAGCCAGTTAAAAGGCCCCAAGGTCGTAACCATGAAGTTCCGCCGGCGCGAGGGCTACAAAAAGAAAACCGGCCATCGGCAGAAATACACGATCGTTAAGATTAACAAGATAGAAGCCGTATAA
- a CDS encoding flavodoxin family protein: MKILGISTSGRFNGNTSRLVKRCLDKAAELGAQTEFIWAGNKKLGYCSACEHCMKTGECIVKDDYQEIMNKVLDADGLIMGTPNYAFDMSGLMKTIYDRSHCLLYYQRKLAGKYAIGISVGGHIYRTGQIAKTVAQGIWLCGGYYSGYLAGVSVKRDELRLVDEDKTFAQADRLAVKLFNDISRKKTFLWQRWLRGRFLFPAVTRMVFNNKDKYPYLYNYYLEKKYIK; the protein is encoded by the coding sequence ATGAAGATTCTTGGTATTTCCACCAGCGGACGGTTCAACGGTAACACCAGCCGGTTGGTCAAGCGGTGCCTGGACAAGGCGGCTGAGTTGGGCGCACAGACTGAGTTCATATGGGCCGGCAATAAGAAGCTGGGCTATTGTTCCGCCTGCGAGCACTGCATGAAGACCGGCGAGTGCATCGTCAAGGATGATTACCAGGAGATAATGAATAAAGTCCTTGATGCGGACGGTTTGATAATGGGCACGCCTAATTATGCCTTTGATATGTCCGGTCTGATGAAGACTATTTATGACCGGAGTCATTGCCTGTTGTATTACCAGCGCAAGCTGGCCGGTAAATACGCTATAGGTATTTCGGTGGGTGGTCATATATACAGGACCGGGCAGATAGCTAAAACCGTAGCACAAGGTATCTGGCTTTGCGGCGGATATTATTCCGGTTACCTGGCTGGAGTTTCGGTAAAGCGTGATGAACTCCGGTTAGTGGATGAGGACAAAACCTTTGCCCAGGCCGATAGATTGGCTGTGAAACTATTCAATGACATCAGTCGTAAGAAGACATTTCTTTGGCAGAGATGGCTCAGGGGCAGGTTTCTGTTCCCGGCTGTTACCCGGATGGTGTTTAATAATAAGGATAAATATCCTTATTTGTATAATTACTATCTGGAAAAGAAATACATCAAATAA